The following proteins are encoded in a genomic region of Pyricularia oryzae 70-15 chromosome 6, whole genome shotgun sequence:
- a CDS encoding dihydrolipoyllysine-residue acetyltransferase component-pyruvate dehydrogenase complex, whose translation MFAPILRRRALQKTSSLRYVTPALTRWYASYPPHTVVKMPALSPTMTAGNIGAWHKKPGDGIAPGDVLVEIETDKAQMDFEFQEEGVLAKVLKETGEKDIAVGNPIAVLVEEGTDVKAFENFTLADAGGEAPASSPPKEEKNVEESSKAASTPTPTPAPEPENTKSAGRLQNALDREPNAEPAAKRLANEKGIKLDGVKGSGKNGKITAEDVKKLGSSGPAAAAAAGPAGALYEDIPISNMRKTIANRLKESVSENPHYFVSSSLSVSKLLKLRQALNSSSEGKYKLSVNDFLIKAIAVASKKVPQVNSSWRDGVIRQFNTVDVSVAVSTPSGLITPIVKAVETKGLESISASVKELAKRARDNKLKSDEYQGGTISISNMGMNTAVERFTAVINPPQAAIVAIGTTKKVAVPVENEDGTTGVEWDDQIVITGSFDHKVVDGAVGAEWMKELKTVVENPLQLLL comes from the exons ATGTTCGCCCCGATCCTCAGGAGGCGTGCCCTCCAGAAGACCAGCAGCTTGCGATATGTCACCCCGGCGCTGACAAGATGGTACGCGTCGTACCCGCCACACACCGTCGTGAAGATGCCGGCACTATCGCCTACAATGACGGCCGGTAACATTGGGGCCTGGCACAAGAAGCCCGGTGACGGCATCGCTCCGGGCGACGTCCTTGTTGAGATTGAGACCGATAAGGCCCAGATGGACTTTGAGTTTCAAGAGGAGGGTGTTCTTGCCAAGGTCCTGAAGGAGACAGGCGAGAAGGACATTGCAGTCGGAAAC CCGATCGCCGTTCTTGTCGAGGAGGGCACTGACGTCAAGGCCTTCGAGAACTTCACTCTCGCGGATGCTGGTGGAGAGGCTCCAGCCTCATCCCCGCCGAAGGAGGAGAAGAACGTCGAGGAGTCCTCGAAAGCCGCCTCTACCCCGACACCAACCCCGGCCCCCGAACCTGAGAACACCAAGTCGGCCGGCAGGCTGCAGAATGCTCTCGACCGCGAGCCCAATGCAGAGCCAGCGGCGAAGCGTCTCGCCAACGAAAAGGGAATCAAGCTCGATGGCGTGAAGGGTTCTGGCAAGAATGGCAAGATCACGGCCGAGGATGTTAAGAAGCTGGGCTCGAGTGGCCCTGCCGCGGCTGCCGCTGCAGGACCCGCCGGTGCGCTCTATGAGGACATCCCCATCAGCAACATGCGCAAGACCATTGCCAACCGTCTCAAGGAGTCCGTTTCCGAGAACCCTCACTACTTCGTTTCCTCGTCTCTCTCCGTCTCCAAGCTCCTCAAGCTGCGTCAGGCCCTGAACAGCTCGTCCGAGGGCAAGTACAAGCTCAGTGTCAACGACTTCCTGATCAAGGCCATCGCTGTTGCATCCAAGAAGGTGCCGCAGGTCAACTCTTCGTGGCGCGACGGTGTGATTCGCCAGTTCAACACTGTTGATGTCTCCGTTGCTGTTTCCACCCCATCCGGCCTGATCACTCCCATTGTCAAGGCTGTTGAGACCAAGGGTCTGGAGAGCATTTCCGCTTCGGTCAAAGAGCTGGCCAAGCGGGCCCGTGACAACAAGCTCAAGTCTGATGAGTACCAGGGCGGCACCATTTCCATCTCCAACATGGGCATGAACACGGCCGTCGAGCGCTTCACCGCAGTCATCAACCCACCGCAGGCTGCCATTGTCGCCATTGGCACCACCAAGAAGGTTGCCGTGCCAGTCGAGAATGAGGATGGTACCACTGGTGTTGAGTGGGATGACCAGATCGTCATCACTGGTAGCTTCGACCACAAGGTTGTCGATGGTGCTGTGGGTGCCGAGTGGATGAAGGAGCTCAAGACGGTTGTTGAGAACCCTCTGCAGCTCCTTCTGTAG
- a CDS encoding transporter SEC7 gives MASLQFVVSSLETIAKDSHRNKQLSESVQTALAAIKESDPQLPDPEVIFAPLQLATKSGSVPLITNALDSIGKLTSSSYFSQLSSQEGSAERAPLIERAIDTICDCFQGETTHADVQLQIVKSLLAAVLNDKIIVHGAGLLKAVRQVYNVFLLSRSPVNQQVAQGTLTQMAGTVFERVKTRLHMKESRLNLSRLAQSSSKLTLEVQESINGSSAPSADYDDRDSDAGGETPVERRDEDAKLTIKDLEKMKNFDDSGLGDGPTMVSQVKPAKRVARSISENTQGDASLDDSPEALDAEDEVYIRDAYLVFRSFCNLSTKVLSQDQLYDLRGQAMRSKLISLHLIHTLLHSNIAVFVSPLCTITNTKNNEPTSFLEAIKYYLCLSITRNGASSVDKVFDVTCEVFWLILKFMRASFKKEIEVVLNEIYLALLARKTAPLSQKLYFVGILNRLCADPRALVEVYLNYDCDRNVDNIFQTLIEDLSRFATAPVAITPAQEQLFEERHSKGNQATDWQTKGAMPPPLSATQIAPQNEIESDIPKEYAIKRMSLDSLVEALRSLVNWSQSGRPDGNAGTVNESERRSSLEDARDSIDPSYSEGLSRGDTPALPSTPVIDDDPEHLEKEKARKTAMTNAIKVFNFKPKKGIALLLKEGFIASDRPEDIAKFLIQEERLDKAQIGEYLGEGEPKNIEIMHAFVDTMDFTKRRFVDALRQFLQSFRLPGEAQKIDRFMLKFANRYVMGNPNAFANADTAYVLAYSVILLNTDLHSSKIARRMSKEDFIKNNRGINDNADLPEEYLISIYDEIASNEIVLTSERQAAAAAGTVPPQATGIAAGIGQAFSSRDYQREAYVQQSEEISLRSEQLFKNLFKSQRRNAEMAGIKFIPATSFKHVGPMFDVTWMSFFSALSSQLQKALNLEVIKLCLEGMKLAIKIACFFDLPTPREAFISAVKNTANLNNPQEVFAKNLEALRVLLELGYTEGNYLRQSWKDILMCVSQLERLQLMAGGVDANSVPDVSKARFQPPARDNPSDARKSAATKRQRQRSNTATHGLNTDIAYEILSDEMIKSMDRIFTNTANLNGDAIGHFARALTEVSWDEIKVSGSNDQPRMYSLQKIVEISYYNMTRVRFEWTTIWDVLGDHFNNVGCHINEAIVFFALDSLRQLSMRFMEIEELPGFKFQKDFLKPFEHVMSNSSNIRVKDMVLRCLIQMIQARGENIRSGWRTMFGVFTVAARDPSESIVSMAYENVSHVYKTRFGVVISQGAFTDLIVCLTEFSKNMKFQKKSLQAMETLKSIIPRMLKAPECPLSRKYTSNNQLKEASTIESPIKSPGQSRTSIEEAFWFPVLFAFHDVLMTGEDLEVRSNALNYFFEALLRYGGDFPPEFWDTLWRQQLYPIFMVLRSRPEMSNVLNHEELSVWLSTTMIQALRNMITLFTHYFDALEYMLDRFLELLALCICQENDTIARIGSNCLQQLILQNVTKFTPEHWAKIVGAFCELFERTTAYQLFSATTINSTASLSLSPPPSGLDFGGPLSPGLDSPKLDEKSLKINGGEENGYLSDGESTVDTSAEAGEDPLKTPTAHPSQTVVAAATDNVPSPVLEDYKPSSHLQQQPVVVTAARRRFFNRIISRCVLQLLMIETVNELFSNEAVYAQIPSSELLRLMGLLKKSFLFARRFNNDKELRMRLWREGFMKQPPNLLKQESGSAATYIAILFRMFADQAPGRRESKSDVENALVPLCKDIIRGYISLEEESQHRNILAWRPVVVDVLEGYAALPESAFRNHAKAFYPLVVDLVAKELSGELRSALLLVLRRVGEYELGIEGMATSSSYNHRGHNRSDSVVTMSTEGGGGGHSPSVEVESGDASSRFMGRGGQ, from the exons ATGGCTTCCCTCCAGTTTGTGGTGTCGTCTTTAGAGACGATAGCCAAGGACTCTCATCGCAACAAACAACTCTCAGAATCGGTGCAAACCGCTCTGGCAGCCATCAAAGAGAGTGATCCCCAGCTGCCAGACCCTGAAGTCATATTTGCACCATTACAGCTGGCCACCAAGTCTGGGAGCGTTCCCCTGATCACCAACGCACTCGACTCCATTGGAAAGCTTACATCTTCATCCTACTTCTCGCAGCTATCCTCTCAAGAGGGTTCGGCCGAACGCGCACCCCTCATCGAGCGAGCAATTGATACTATATGCGACTGTTTTCAAGGCGAAACCACGCACGCAGATGTGCAGTTACAAATAGTTAAATCTCTGCTGGCCGCTGTGCTCAACGACAAGATCATCGTGCATGGTGCAGGTCTGCTCAAAGCAGTCCGCCAGGTCTACAATGTCTTTCTTCTTTCGAGGAGCCCGGTAAATCAGCAAGTGGCACAGGGCACATTGACGCAGATGGCTGGAACCGTGTTCGAGAGGGTCAAGACAAGGTTGCACATGAAAGAGTCACGGCTCAACCTTTCCAGACTGGCCCAAAGCTCTAGCAAGCTGACCCTCGAGGTTCAAGAATCGATCAATGGGTCCTCTGCTCCTTCCGCTGACTACGACGACCGAGACTCCGACGCGGGCGGTGAGACTCCGGTGGAGAGGCGCGACGAAGACGCCAAGCTCACAATCAAGGACCTCGAAAAGATGAAGAACTTCGATGACTCGGGATTGGGAGATGGGCCGACCATGGTCAGCCAGGTAAAGCCTGCAAAGAGAGTGGCAAGATCCATATCGGAAAACACACAAGGGGATGCCTCGCTAGACGACAGTCCAGAAGCACTGGATGCGGAAGACGAGGTGTACATCCGTGATGCATACCTCGTCTTCCGGTCTTTCTGCAATCTGTCCACCAAAGTCCTCTCCCAAGATCAGCTCTACGACCTCAGGGGCCAAGCGATGAGGTCAAAATTAATTTCTCTTCACCTGATTCATACATTGTTACACAGCAACATTGCGGTTTTCGTGTCGCCATTATGTACCATCACCAACACCAAGAACAACGAGCCGACAAGTTTTCTAGAAGCCATCAAGTATTACCTCTGTCTTAGTATTACCAGGAACGGCGCGAGTTCTGTAGATAAGGTCTTCGACGTGACCTGCGAGGTTTTCTGGTTGATACTAAAGTTCATGAGGGCATCTTTCAAG AAAGAGATAGAGGTCGTGTTGAACGAAATCTACCTGGCATTACTGGCGAGGAAGACTGCACCGCTCTCGCAGAAGCTGTACTTTGTCGGTATTCTCAACCGGCTGTGCGCGGATCCACGAGCGCTGGTCGAGGTCTACCTTAACTACGATTGTGACCGTAATGTCGACAACATCTTCCAGACACTCATTGAGGACCTCTCAAGGTTTGCCACTGCGCCAGTGGCAATAACCCCTGCACAGGAGCAGCTTTTCGAGGAAAGGCACTCAAAAGGGAACCAAGCAACAGACTGGCAGACGAAGGGGGCAATGCCGCCTCCGTTGTCGGCCACCCAGATTGCGCCCCAGAACGAAATAGAATCCGACATACCAAAAGAATATGCAATCAAGCGCATGTCCCTTGACTCCCTAGTTGAAGCACTTCGGTCACTCGTCAACTGGTCGCAGTCGGGCCGGCCAGATGGTAATGCGGGCACAGTAAACGAGTCCGAGAGGAGGTCGTCCCTCGAAGACGCAAGGGATTCCATCGATCCCTCGTACAGCGAAGGTCTCTCCAGGGGCGACACGCCAGCCTTACCATCAACACCCGTTATTGACGATGATCCTGAACATCTCGAGAAGGAAAAGGCGCGCAAGACGGCGATGACGAATGCTATCAAAGTCTTCAACTTCAAACCCAAAAAGGGCATTGCACTTTTACTCAAAGAGGGTTTCATCGCAAGTGATCGTCCAGAAGACATTGCCAAGTTCCTCATCCAGGAAGAGCGCTTGGACAAGGCGCAGATTGGAGAATATCTTGGTGAAGGAGAACCCAAAAACATTGAGATTATGCATGCCTTCGTGGACACGATGGACTTTACCAAACGACGTTTCGTGGACGCTTTGCGGCAGTTCCTGCAATCGTTCCGTTTGCCTGGTGAGGCGCAGAAGATTGATCGGTTCATGTTGAAGTTTGCCAATCGATATGTGATGGGCAACCCAAACGCGTTTGCCAACGCTGACACGGCATATGTGTTGGCTTACTCAGTCATTCTGCTCAACACTGACCTTCACAGTAGCAAAATAGCCAGGCGCATGTCCAAGGAAGACTTCATCAAGAACAACCGTGGCATTAACGACAACGCAGATCTCCCAGAGGAATATCTCATTAGTATCTACGACGAGATTGCCTCCAATGAGATCGTTCTCACTAGCGAGAGGcaggccgctgctgctgctggtaccGTTCCACCTCAAGCGACCGGGATTGCTGCGGGCATCGGCCAGGCCTTTTCGAGTAGAGACTATCAAAGGGAGGCATACGTACAGCAGTCGGAGGAAATCTCGCTTCGTTCAGAGCAACTTTTCAAGAATCTCTTCAAGAGCCAGCGCCGGAACGCTGAGATGGCGGGCATCAAGTTCATCCCAGCAACCTCGTTCAAGCATGTAGGGCCCATGTTTGACGTTACGTGGATGTCTTTCTTTTCAGCATTGTCTAGCCAACTCCAAAAGGCACTTAATCTGGAAGTGATCAAGCTGTGCCTTGAAGGGATGAAGCTAGCCATCAAGATTGCTTGCTTTTTTGATCTGCCGACCCCTCGAGAGGCGTTTATCTCGGCAGTCAAGAACACCGCAAATCTCAACAACCCACAGGAGGTGTTTGCCAAAAATCTAGAGGCGCTACGAGTACTTCTCGAGCTTGGCTATACAGAAGGAAACTATCTCAGGCAATCTTGGAAGGATATCTTGATGTGCGTCAGTCAACTGGAGAGGTTGCAGCTGATGGCGGGAGGAGTAGACGCAAACTCGGTGCCCGATGTGTCAAAGGCAAGGTTCCAGCCACCAGCACGAGATAATCCTAGTGACGCCAGGAAATCAGCAGCCACAAAGCGTCAGAGGCAGCGCTCAAATACTGCTACTCACGGCCTCAACACAGATATTGCGTATGAGATTTTGTCGGACGAGATGATCAAGAGTATGGACAGGATCTTCACCAATACGGCAAATCTTAACGGCGATGCGATCGGGCATTTTGCCCGAGCTCTGACAGAAGTTAGCTGGGACGAGATCAAGGTCTCAGGCTCCAACGACCAGCCGCGAATGTACAGCCTCCAAAAAATTGTCGAGATCAGCTACTACAACATGACGCGAGTGCGCTTTGAATGGACCACGATCTGGGATGTTCTTGGGGATCACTTCAATAACGTCGGCTGCCACATCAATGAAGCCATTGTCTTTTTTGCATTGGATTCGTTGAGACAGCTCTCCATGCGCTTCATGGAGATTGAGGAATTACCAGGCTTCAAGTTCCAGAAGGACTTCCTGAAGCCGTTTGAACACGTCATGTCCAATTCGAGTAACATTCGGGTCAAGGACATGGTTCTGCGCTGCCTAATCCAGATGATCCAGGCAAGGGGTGAGAACATTAGATCCGGCTGGCGGACTATGTTTGGCGTATTTACGGTTGCAGCAAGGGATCCATCCGAAAGCATTGTCAGCATGGCATACGAGAACGTCTCGCATGTCTACAAGACGCGGTTTGGAGTTGTTATCTCTCAGGGAGCCTTCACGGACCTGATTGTCTGTCTGACCGAGTTTTCCAAGAACATGAAGTTCCAGAAGAAAAGCTTGCAGGCAATGGAGACACTCAAGTCAATCATTCCACGCATGCTCAAGGCCCCTGAGTGTCCGCTGTCACGCAAGTATACATCCAACAACCAGCTCAAGGAAGCTAGCACCATTGAATCCCCCATAAAATCACCCGGTCAGAGTCGGACGTCGATCGAGGAGGCTTTCTGGTTCCCTGTGCTCTTTGCCTTCCACGACGTCCTCATGACGGGTGAGGATTTGGAGGTGCGGTCTAATGCGCTCAACTATTTCTTCGAGGCACTTCTCCGTTATGGTGGAGATTTCCCCCCAGAGTTTTGGGACACGTTGTGGAGGCAGCAGTTGTACCCTATCTTTATGGTGCTCCGATCACGTCCTGAGATGTCCAACGTCCTCAACCACGAGGAACTGTCCGTCTGGCTGTCTACAACAATGATTCAGGCTCTGCGCAACATGATCACCCTCTTCACCCACTATTTTGATGCCCTCGAGTACATGCTCGACAGGTTCCTGGAGCTGCTTGCGCTTTGTATCTGTCAAGAGAATGACACGATAGCAAGGATAGGCAGCAATTGTCTGCAGCAGCTCATTCTCCAGAATGTGACCAAGTTTACGCCTGAGCATTGGGCCAAGATTGTCGGCGCATTTTGCGAGCTCTTTGAGCGGACAACGGCATATCAACTGTTCTCTGCAACAACTATTAACTCGACCGCATCCTTGTCGCTCTCGCCACCTCCAAGTGGTCTAGACTTTGGCGGTCCACTAAGCCCGGGCTTGGATTCGCCCAAGTTGGACGAGAAGTCATTGAAGATCAATGGCGGCGAAGAGAATGGATACTTGTCCGACGGCGAGTCTACCGTCGATACCTCAGCCGAAGCCGGGGAAGACCCTCTCAAGACACCAACAGCTCATCCCTCACAGACGGTggtggcagcagcaacagacaATGTGCCCTCGCCTGTGCTAGAAGACTACAAACCGTCTTCTCATCTGCAGCAACAACCGGTAGTGGTAACGGCTGCGCGACGCCGCTTCTTCAATCGCATCATCTCACGTTGCGTACTACAGCTCTTGATGATTGAGACGGTCAACGAGCTCTTTAGCAACGAGGCTGTGTACGCGCAGATTCCATCCTCTGAACTTCTGCGGCTGATGGGTCTGCTCAAGAAGTCTTTCCTCTTTGCGCGACGGTTTAACAATGACAAAGAGTTACGCATGCGACTCTGGCGTGAAGGCTTCATGAAACAGCCGCCGAATCTGCTCAAACAGGAGAGCGGCTCTGCTGCAACGTATATTGCCATTCTGTTCCGGATGTTTGCGGATCAGGCGCCTGGGCGCAGGGAGAGCAAGTCAGACGTGGAGAATGCTCTTGTACCTCTCTGCAAGGACATCATTCGCGGCTATATATCACTTGAAGAAGAAAGCCAGCATAGAAACATCTTGGCATGGCGGCCAGTCGTAGTGGACGTACTGGAAGGCTATGCAGCACTTCCCGAATCGGCGTTCCGTAATCACGCCAAAGCGTTTTACCCCCTCGTCGTCGATCTCGTGGCCAAGGAGCTGAGCGGCGAACTGAGGTCGGCTCTGCTGCTCGTGCTGCGCAGGGTGGGCGAGTACGAGCTCGGTATCGAAGGAATGGCAACGTCGTCATCGTACAACCACCGTGGTCATAACAGGAGCGACAGCGTCGTTACAATGTCAACCGAGGGCGGTGGCGGGGGGCACAGTCCATCGGTCGAGGTGGAGAGTGGCGATGCCAGTTCGAGGTTTATGGGGAGGGGTGGGCAATAG